One stretch of Corynebacterium callunae DSM 20147 DNA includes these proteins:
- the solA gene encoding N-methyl-L-tryptophan oxidase — MKVAVIGLGATGSMALWHLSKIPGVEAIGFEQFGIAHGYGAFTGESRLFRMAYHEGSTYVPLLKRAKDLWSEISETSGRELFHNFGVLSTGKEDEAPFQRLVESVERYDLPHERLTAAEMRQRYPGLDFRDEEAGIVDKQGGALRPELAVLSAIEEARANGAEIREHQKITNIEDKGDHVLIQAGEEVTQVDRVIVTTGAWTGELLPQVAPLLEVRRLALTWFLPYKLEDFQPENLPCFIRDRDGFHVFGAPCVDGYSIKISGLDDWGVPLGAHVEDEDLRLDREAISEFGRKTHDLFPGVNPEPNRFSVHYDTYTANKAPLIDAIDNVVVLTGGSGHAFKLSPAYGELAAHLAVGQTSPLYSEDFRISSHQNIKEEVVL, encoded by the coding sequence GGTTCTATGGCTTTATGGCACTTGAGCAAAATTCCTGGTGTCGAAGCCATCGGATTTGAACAATTTGGTATCGCCCACGGATATGGCGCCTTCACCGGAGAGTCCCGACTTTTCCGTATGGCTTATCACGAGGGCAGCACTTATGTTCCACTGCTCAAGCGCGCTAAGGATCTGTGGTCTGAGATTAGTGAGACCTCTGGCCGCGAACTCTTCCATAATTTTGGCGTCTTAAGTACTGGTAAAGAAGATGAAGCACCATTTCAGCGACTGGTGGAATCGGTAGAACGTTATGATCTGCCTCATGAGCGCCTAACTGCAGCAGAAATGCGTCAGCGCTACCCGGGCTTGGATTTCCGTGATGAGGAGGCCGGCATTGTTGATAAGCAAGGCGGTGCCTTGCGCCCCGAGCTCGCAGTCTTAAGTGCCATTGAAGAAGCACGCGCAAACGGTGCAGAAATCCGGGAGCACCAAAAGATCACCAATATTGAAGACAAGGGCGATCACGTCCTCATTCAAGCAGGTGAAGAAGTCACTCAGGTTGACCGCGTTATTGTCACCACCGGCGCCTGGACGGGTGAGTTGCTTCCACAGGTTGCACCACTGCTAGAGGTTCGTCGCCTCGCACTAACCTGGTTCCTGCCCTATAAGCTTGAGGACTTCCAGCCAGAAAACTTGCCTTGCTTTATCCGCGACCGCGATGGTTTCCACGTGTTTGGTGCACCGTGTGTTGATGGCTATAGCATTAAGATTTCTGGTCTCGACGATTGGGGAGTGCCACTGGGGGCACATGTGGAAGATGAGGATCTACGCCTCGACCGCGAAGCGATCTCTGAATTTGGTCGCAAAACCCACGATCTTTTCCCCGGCGTTAATCCAGAGCCGAACCGCTTTAGCGTGCACTACGATACCTACACTGCCAATAAAGCTCCGCTGATTGATGCTATTGACAATGTCGTTGTTCTCACCGGCGGTTCCGGCCACGCCTTCAAACTTTCCCCTGCCTATGGCGAGCTAGCCGCACATTTGGCAGTGGGTCAGACCTCACCTTTATATAGTGAGGATTTCCGCATCAGCTCGCACCAAAATATCAAAGAGGAGGTGGTGTTATAG